The following is a genomic window from Brassica napus cultivar Da-Ae chromosome C6 unlocalized genomic scaffold, Da-Ae chrC06_Random_6, whole genome shotgun sequence.
TTCAGATCAAATgtacagaagaagaagaggctgtTACTACTATGGATGAGCAGTGGTGTGAGTTAACCCAAACGAGAACAACAATGAACACTTCTTCCGGAGATGTATTCCCTCTAAGCACGCGTTGCTCAAGTCCTGTCAGCAGATAGATAAAGACCTGAAAATGCATCAACTATTGATTGCTTCTGCAGCGGAACAACTTCAGTCACTTTGATCAGCAGGTTGGTACTTGCTTAGTTTTGCCTCTAATCTCATCGCTTTTGATTGTTAATTAATGGTTTCTTTTTAGGGTGAGACGTGGTGGTCGGAACCATTGGTGACTCGAGAGCTGTTCTTGCCACAAGAGACCAACGACAATGCTTTGGTCGCTGTCCAATAACCGTAGACTTAAAACCAGACCTCCCAAGTATGTAATGCTCTCTTCTATGTACTCTGAAGAATGAGAAGACAGTTTTGGTACGTTCTCTTTCTTTGAACTCTCTCAGGTGAATCAGCAAGAATCCAGAAGTGTAAAGGTGAGTCTTTGCGTTGCAAGACGAGCCTGAATAGCTCGTGTATGGTTACCGAACAGCGACTCACCTGGTTTAGCGATGGCTCGAGCTTTTGGCGACTTCTGTCTTAAAGACTACGGTCTATATCTCATCCCTGACATTAACTATAACTACCGCGCCTACAGAAGAGATCAGTTCATTATTCTGCTAGCGACGGGGTATGGGATGTGTTGTCTAACAAGAAGCTGTGGACATTATTGCCTCAGCTCCTAGTCGACACAGCAGCTCGAGCTCTAGTGGACACAGCGGTTCGGTCATGGAGAATCAAGTATCCAACTTCCAAGAACGATGACTGTACTGTAGTCTGCCTCTTCTACAAGATTCAAGCTATGTAGTAAAGGATTCACACAAAGAAGACTCTGTAGAGAGTGTCAGTCTCAGTAacaaggaggaagaggaggggGCGAGATTGTTCAGGTTAAAGAGGAAAGTATCCCTAAAGTTGTGGGACTGAGTCGAAGATGATGACGACAATGACACTTGCTGAATGTATATCGGTTGCACAGATGATGAAGAGTGGTCTGCTTTGGAAGGGTTGACGAGGGTTAATAGTTTATTGAGCATTCCAAGGTTCTTGTCTGGTGAGCTTAGATCAGCTAGTTGGAGAAAATGGTTGTGATGacctttctttgtttgttttttttctacttGTTTGCTTCTATAAGTTGAAACCGACATAGACATCACACATCACCATGTTCTTTTTTTGTGTCatatcaatgttttttttttttttttctttctttgttcttttcttCAAGTAGTGTTTTTTATCCTTCCAGTTTAATCTTTCAGACATGTGAGTTTGCTCATCTTCTTACATGTATAATTTCACTACAATACAGCAAGGTTTAGATTAATAgtacttttttttgtgtggtaaATGTGTTTTATTAGGATAACACATGTGtagttagataaaaaaaaagattttttaacaatatgataATGGCATTGTTGTAATGACTTTAGTAAATCATTTCTTGTGGTGTCTTCAGAAGTTTTGTGGTAATAATACATGAACAAGTCTTTCTTGCTTTTAGCattctttatgtttcaaatataagatattttaagtaaaacaaaaatattatgaaagttgtttttatttaaaatatacagtactattgaaaatatatattaaaaataaactgttgattttaaaaatcaaatgctgaaaaataataattaaaaaccaactaattataaaatatgattatttatatacagtttttaataaactgaaatctaaatctaaaagaTCTTGTAATTGagattaaataatatataatttattatagaGCAGTTGGGcccaaataattatatattgggGTTAGAAACTTATAGGCCCATTAAAGCCCAAAACAGAAACCAACCTGAGAAGTAGTAAGTGGGGACGCGGATCCTATAAAAGGAAAGATGCGTCTCCACAAAGGAGAGAGAACGAGTTAAAACGAATTTTCCTCAACTCAGTCTCGGTGAATCTGTGTGTGAACAAACACAGAAAAAGGCGAGCTAACAAGAGCAAAAATCATTGATAGAAACCCTTAGATTTCTTAATTTCGTAATGCCGGAGATTTCGCCGGCGATTCACGACCCGCAGGGGCAAGAGAAGCAGCAGCAGGCCGCCGGAGTCGGGATTTTGCTCCAGATCATGATGCTCGTCCTCTCTTTCGTGCTCGGCGGCCACGTCCTCGCCGTCATAAGTTCTATTTATCTTCCCGAAGCTAGTGCTTCGCTTCTCATCGTTTGCGTCTCCTTACTCATTTGCATTTGCGATCCGTCCTCCTCCTCCAAGGTTTTGATTGATCCTTgtaaaatttgtttgaaaattaGGGTTGATCGTTGGTGGTTTAGCGAACGTCTCCAACACGGAGCTAGTATAAGTTCGTTTAAGTTATAACATAAACATAAATGAATATAAGTGTATACCTATGTAAGACGGAGGGCCTGTGGCCTGGTGATGATTAACTTGACGGCAAAAGCCCAATACAGTGAAACAACAGGTCCTGCCGCTAATAGTTCGGCATCACCGAGGACGAGACCAGCACGTGGTAACAAGTGTCTGGACCATTTTCTGTGGGGCCAAGATACcatgtataattcaaaaaaaaaagtattctcCAATGCTGattgattttcaatttttgttcAGGACATGGTTCAATTTCCACGACGAGTTCTTCTTTCTGTTTCTGCTGGCCGCCCATCATATTATATCCTTATTCCATTTTGcattcttttatatttcataatGTTTTCTTCATGATTCTCATCTGAGTTTTTTCCTTGACGTTCTGTGTTGCACCCAGTCAGGATTCAGCCTACAACCTGTAAGTACAGAGAGCTCTACACTCAGAATCGCATCCTTGCTTGTGAATTCTTAATGATCCTTACTTTGTCTCTGGGCTTTATGCAGAACCTTTCTTTTCAAACTTTGGAGCCATTGTCCATTCTCTGTACTTGGAACTTTTGTGGCTTCCATTGTTACTGGCGTGCTAGTGTATGTATCTCTATCCTGTGCATAGCTTCTGTTTGTTGACTGTAAAGGTTCCCTTCTAAGCTCTTTTTCTATTGAAAGGTACCTTGGCGGCGTGATGTTTCTCATGTACAGACTTCCATTCGTTGAGTGTCTCATGTTTGGCTCTCTTATCTCAGCTACTGATCCTGTCACTGTCTTGTCTATATTCCAGGTACTTCCTTTTGCCGCTTTTCTGTgagtttttctctgttttctgAACAGTAGATATCTACCACTTCTTACTACTGTATTTTTTTGCAGGAACTTGGATCGGATGTAATTTGTATGCCCTGGTGTTTGGAGAATCTGTTTTAAATGATGCTGTTAGTGGTTTTTGAGTAGTGATTTCTGATTCCTTATATTAGGAAAAAATATCACATTACTCATCAgatttattcttttttcttttgttgcttTTGGCAGATGGCCATATCTCTGTACAGGTATGTTAGCTAATTCAAAATATGCTGTGAAAGACAATAATAAAATGGTAAGATTTTTAACAACGCTTTGAACTGGGGTGCAGGACAATGTCCTGGTGAGAAGTCACTCAGCTGGTCAGAATTTCTTTATGGTGATAATCAGGTTTCTTGAAACTTTGTCGGTTCAATGTCTGCAGGTTGCTTTTGTTATCTGCTTCCTCTTTTTTgtctatatttttcatttatggTTTGGCTCTTTCGACTTGAAATGGCATGGTAGCGCTTGATTTTGAGAAGGCTGCTATATCTCTTAAAGTTATCAACAAGTTTTAGCAACCTAAGAAAagcaatatataaatatcaaactaAATATTACCTCAAGCATCTCAACACTTGCTTTGTGGGTTGTAAAAGAGACTAATGTGTGCTTCTGCAGGGGTTGGAGTTGGATTTACTTCTGCtctcatatcttttttttggttttagtttcttATGACACATTTTTACTTCACTTCATACTCATCAACGAGTTGTTAGCCTTAATGCAAAGCACCTCTTCAAGTATGCAGGGCTGGATGTTGACAAGTGAGTGACCATAGTTCTATGTCTGTAATTTTTCTAATGGTCAGCACTGAATAtcttattttgattttcttgCTCCTTTCAGTCTTCAGAACTTGGAGTGCTGCCTCTTTGTGCTTTTTCCATATTTCTCGTAAGTAATGCTGCATCTTTTCTCCTATATAATTAGGTGTATATGTTTTCTTTAGGTTTATTAACTTTGTTTTCCTTGTGTAGATACATGCTTGCTGAAGGTCTCAGTCTATCTGGCATCGTATCGATTCTATTTACTGGGATTGTAAGTTGTCATTCTATTTATATGAGTTTGTGTGATATGATTCCTCAACCAAaaggaaaatattataatgGGAACTGCCTGTGTCTTTCAGGTCATGAAGCATTATACCTACTCAAACTTGTCTACAAATTCTCAGCGATTTGTGTCTGCATTTTTTCATCTGATATCTTCCCTGGCAGAGACATTTGTGTATACATTTGATTCGTACACTCTCAAGCATTTTGATGGTTGATTCTGTCAATGGCCTGACGCTATGTTTCCAAATGATCATATCTGCAGGTTCATCTACATGGGTTTTGATATTGCCATGGAAAAGCACAGTTGGTCACACGTGGGATTCATCTTTTTCTCGATTGTATCCTTTTACGCAAGTTCTTTTGGTTTAATATTCAATTTGTATAAGTTGCTGTTGCTCCTTaactttcttatttattttttgtgacGAACCTCAGCTGTTCATCGTAATTGCGAGGTACCCTTTTTGTTTCACTTCATGATCTTTTCACATCATGTTCGTGTGTATaaattttgtgttgtttttagTGTCTGATAGTGTTTACTACTTTTCGTATATGTCTTACTCAGGGCAGCTAATGTGTTTGGTTGTGGATATTTGGTCAACTTAGCACGACCTGCACATAGGAAAATACCTATGACGCATCAAAAAGCACTATGGTACAGTGGTAAGTACTGCTCTCTGTTTACGAATGTAGATACTGTTTTCAATACCTCAGTGAAAAAAAGTAAACAAGACATGTGGGTTACATAGGACTTCGAGGGGCTATGGCTTTTGCTCTTGCTCTACAATCTGTTCACGAACTCCCAGACGGGCATGGTCAAACTATTTTCACAGCAACTACAGCCATTGTTGTTGTAACAGTAAGCCATCCTTCTTTAAGGGTTTCTGTTGCTGATAGCTGagccaaaatattttttttttatgtgatCATTGATGCTACTGAATCGGATTACAGGTGTTGCTGATTGGAGGATCCACTGGTACAATGCTTGAAGCCCTAGAGGTTGTAGGCGATAGCCGTGACACATCCCTTGTGTGATAAGTCAAGTGAAATattaatttgttatttaaatagACGTCTTGTCCTATATAGACCTCCTATTTTTCTCCTCAGCGTAAAGTTAATCTTTGGCCTCTCAATGTAGAAACACGACATGGTTAACACCCTATCTTTTATGCTTTGTCAGGGCTTTGAAGTGGTGAACAATCGGTATATGACTAGGTTTGATGATGAAGGTTCACCATCAGAAAGTGGATTCAGGACAAAACTAAGAGAGTTCCATAAGAGGTAAATAACTGATTAGCCTACACTCAGCAAAATCAAGTCCCGCTTTCAAGTTTGTATCAAAACACTAGAAACACAAAAAACGttcgttttgttttgttttgttttgtttcatgcaGCGCAAAGTCATTTTCAGAACTAGACAGGAACTACTTAACACCGTTCTTCACAAGTAATAACGGAGAttatgatgaagatgatgatattAACAATGACCAACACCATGGTAACAACATATTAATGATAATCTCGTTGTCCACTATTATATGCTTCATGGTTTCTCTACCCTCGTGAGATTTAAAACGGTCTGGTCTTCTATTATGTGCAGAAGAACGAATTCCTTTTACTAGAAGAGGGAACTTTAATAACCGGGGGCTAAATTTCTGAGACGAGAAAGCTATAGCTGTTCACATTGACAGGGAGACATAGCGAAGCAGTGGTTCgtgtacataaaaaaaaaacaaatttgatctTCGTTGTCCGAGAGTAATAGTAGTAGTCAGATTACTGGACTGTGTTCTTGCTCTGAACTTCGGTGGATATTGTTTTGGCTAATTACATTCACACTAAAAAGGAAGAAACTTAATGGCAATGGCTCTGATTATACTTGTCAACATCCAGAGCATATGTGTAGTAAAATGAAGTATAACGAATAAGGTGTGCAACCAATTACGACAATAAGAAAGAACACACTTTAATGAAAGTGCTCAAGAGTAGCGCTACATATGTTCGATTTTCATAGCTACCAAAAGATTAGCAATCAGAGATCATCACATAAACTAGACACCTCATCCGAGAAACCAAAACAGAGATGTTTTAATTAGGTTATTTAACAACTGCATCCTTCCACTGATGTCCTAGTCCAAGCTTCATCAAACTCTACTTCCTGCCTGCACCCATCAATCGACAACTTTAAACATCAGAAACTATGGCTAATAAGAGATTAACAAGAGAGAGATTTGTGACAAATATTATTACCTCTTCGCTTTCTTTTACCACTGTTTGACAATGGAGGAACTTCTGAAACATTCTTCTCCTCTTGATTCTTGTTCGGTTTAATAACAAGCTCTTTCTCATTGCTCCCACCTGAACCGTTGTTTGATTCATCATTTACCCTAATGATATACACCTGAACAAGCAATAAGTTTCAACTTACAAGTTAAAGTCTTATTTATAAACGTCATCAAGCCTTTAGGCCCTTAACTCTCTAAGAGTCTTAACTTTCCAACAAATCAAAGATATCCAAGTGAATTTTCACTTGCCTTGAAGGTAGTTGGGTTGATGAGGTGAAAGACAACAGCATCTCCATCGACAAGCTGATGATCAATAGCGAAGCCTCTCCAGCCTCCGCTAAGACCATTCTTATCAGCAAGGTATTTGGTCACAGCTTCATCCTCGTTTTCATCAACTAGAGTGATC
Proteins encoded in this region:
- the LOC125594944 gene encoding sodium/hydrogen exchanger 6-like, whose product is MSAGVGVGFTSALLFKYAGLDVDNLQNLECCLFVLFPYFSYMLAEGLSLSGIVSILFTGIVMKHYTYSNLSTNSQRFVSAFFHLISSLAETFVFIYMGFDIAMEKHSWSHVGFIFFSILFIVIARAANVFGCGYLVNLARPAHRKIPMTHQKALWYSGLRGAMAFALALQSVHELPDGHGQTIFTATTAIVVVTVLLIGGSTGTMLEALEVVGDSRDTSLGFEVVNNRYMTRFDDEGSPSESGFRTKLREFHKSAKSFSELDRNYLTPFFTSNNGDYDEDDDINNDQHHEERIPFTRRGNFNNRGLNF